One Nonomuraea angiospora DNA segment encodes these proteins:
- a CDS encoding cytochrome P450, protein MNREGTCPVAHGPRGLPVIGDAIPYFKDPLAYTLRMQERDSLVSVQLPIPFVQITEPEAIERVLRVNPDNYQRGTLYQGFFGMMGTGLLTLDTDGWRGPRRAVQPAFTPQRVTANAREAVAATRAVLRRWSEHAASGAVVDVAPELMDVSGRVMGMALVGRDLSGTDYSRAAAIANKVIYTSTIKGFSSLIPSFVPTRYHRARKWSNRVLDGIIRQVIEERRAAGEPGSDAAGLLLAAGLSDTEVSDNLRTLLLAGSDTTGQALAWTMYELARHPQARRAVEREVDEVLAGDPPDPERLGELPQTTAAVNEALRLHPPVWQFPRDAVEPDTLAGRHVPAGTTVLLSVYGTHRSPEHWTDPEAYDPQRFLDGAQDGRHKHAFLPFGGGRRMCIGKGLAMATLVTAVAMLSQRYRLRLPGTRQVRSGHYITLFPSSGLPAVVQERA, encoded by the coding sequence ATGAACCGCGAAGGGACCTGCCCGGTCGCCCACGGCCCGCGAGGGCTGCCGGTGATCGGCGACGCCATCCCCTACTTCAAGGACCCGCTGGCCTACACGCTGCGCATGCAGGAGCGCGACTCGCTGGTGTCGGTGCAGCTGCCCATCCCGTTCGTCCAAATCACCGAGCCGGAGGCGATCGAGCGGGTGCTGCGGGTCAACCCGGACAACTACCAGCGCGGCACCCTCTACCAGGGCTTCTTCGGCATGATGGGGACGGGTCTGCTGACGCTCGACACCGACGGCTGGCGCGGCCCGCGCCGGGCGGTGCAGCCGGCGTTCACCCCGCAGCGGGTCACCGCCAACGCCCGCGAGGCGGTCGCCGCCACGCGGGCCGTGCTACGGCGCTGGTCGGAGCACGCGGCCTCGGGCGCGGTCGTGGACGTCGCGCCGGAGCTGATGGACGTGTCCGGCCGGGTCATGGGCATGGCGCTGGTCGGCCGGGACCTGTCGGGCACCGACTACTCCCGGGCCGCCGCGATCGCCAACAAGGTGATCTACACCAGTACGATCAAGGGCTTCTCGTCGCTGATCCCGTCGTTCGTGCCGACGCGCTACCACCGGGCCCGCAAGTGGTCGAACCGGGTGCTCGACGGCATCATCCGCCAGGTGATCGAGGAGCGGCGGGCCGCGGGCGAGCCCGGCTCGGACGCCGCCGGGCTGCTGCTGGCGGCCGGCCTGTCGGACACGGAGGTGTCGGACAACCTGCGCACGCTGCTGCTGGCCGGCTCCGACACCACCGGCCAGGCGCTCGCCTGGACCATGTACGAGCTGGCCCGCCACCCGCAGGCGCGCCGCGCCGTCGAGCGCGAGGTGGACGAGGTGCTGGCCGGCGACCCGCCCGACCCCGAGCGGCTGGGCGAGCTGCCGCAGACCACGGCGGCGGTGAACGAGGCGCTGCGCCTGCACCCGCCGGTCTGGCAGTTCCCCCGCGACGCCGTCGAGCCGGACACCCTGGCGGGGCGGCACGTCCCGGCCGGCACGACGGTCCTGCTCAGCGTGTACGGGACGCACCGCTCCCCCGAGCACTGGACGGACCCGGAGGCCTACGACCCGCAGCGCTTCCTGGACGGCGCCCAGGACGGCCGGCACAAGCACGCCTTCCTGCCGTTCGGGGGCGGGCGGCGCATGTGCATCGGCAAGGGGCTGGCGATGGCGACGCTGGTGACGGCGGTGGCGATGCTGTCGCAGCGGTACCGGCTGCGGCTGCCGGGCACGCGCCAGGTGCGCAGCGGCCACTACATCACGTTGTTCCCGAGCTCGGGCCTGCCGGCGGTCGTTCAGGAGCGGGCATGA
- a CDS encoding KR domain-containing protein, with translation MSGARTNLLGAQGARELIAFLEGGGDGTIELRPDPGARPRLIRLTRPTGQDATDRNATDRLTDPTRRDDTAARDTAARDTTERVSGRLLDRHVFELAPDPRRPVRAAPPAVPPDAVVLTNVAGFAAGRGDGVSAHVRVIVDATDPRLRAARWSQPAEDLLDLHERTFIKAKECAPHLDGGSFVVSVIGGVTEAGVPLPFTGLFTGLVKSLALEFPGADVLATVHQDVPLDEVLATVSAELGARRLIPVTYHAGGLRLTPRAVPAPVPPSEAPPLGPDALVVAAGGARGIGAPILEALAARHRPRLVVLGSSELPDEAGEELDRSAFIRAEVRQGASVPEANARFDRLGEARQVRRTLAGLERLCGPGRVRYLRCDLRDGGAVERALATVDGPIDLLLNIAGTNRASGVAAKSVADFRAVRDLKVRAYLNLKQATRGREPRLWCNFGSFIGLTGQRGETDYGAANDFLNTSAMNAGGEFTIGWTLWRDLGLGATPLMRDFLEGSGEFTPTPTEEGVDHFMAELAAAPNAPVTVFFGDKERAAIRAAVPEFLEFSAGAPSGARAATRPLPYIDRVLRRDAAELVAERTFSMDRDGYLDLHQVRGYPTLPGTFVPELAAQAAVALVPGRVPVVFEDLRLESFLRIYRADRPEVKRLTARLLRADERESVVAVKVLGDVVAPNGVTVARDRVHFSVTVRLRDAPVPGPAWTHWDEHGSRPLRDPYHVPGSEVLLREVFASTTGTRTHPLGRRGRLALDAPALGRWFPDLLVPSVTLDGLVRVAVLERVAGRWTPVAIPRSIRRIDLYGGHTDLTLAALTEPVELYVTPVDLDLEDPEPDNRAIAVASSGEVLLQVKDIIGAVVGYVDQETGEYVDRERFDREERP, from the coding sequence ATGAGCGGCGCTCGGACCAACCTGCTGGGCGCGCAGGGCGCCCGCGAGCTCATCGCCTTCCTGGAGGGCGGCGGCGACGGAACGATCGAACTCCGGCCCGATCCCGGCGCCCGGCCACGGCTCATCCGGCTGACCAGACCCACCGGCCAGGACGCCACCGATCGAAACGCCACCGATCGCCTGACCGACCCCACCCGCCGGGATGACACCGCCGCCCGGGACACCGCCGCCCGGGACACCACCGAGCGTGTGAGCGGGCGGCTGCTCGACCGGCACGTGTTCGAGCTGGCTCCCGATCCGCGGCGGCCCGTCCGCGCGGCCCCGCCGGCCGTCCCGCCGGACGCGGTCGTACTCACCAACGTGGCGGGCTTCGCGGCGGGCCGCGGTGACGGCGTGTCCGCGCACGTCAGGGTGATCGTGGACGCCACCGACCCCCGCCTGCGCGCGGCCCGCTGGTCGCAGCCGGCCGAGGACCTGCTCGACCTGCACGAACGCACCTTCATCAAGGCCAAGGAGTGCGCCCCGCACCTCGACGGCGGCTCGTTCGTGGTGAGCGTCATAGGCGGCGTGACGGAGGCGGGCGTGCCGCTGCCCTTCACCGGCCTGTTCACCGGCCTGGTCAAGAGCCTGGCGCTGGAGTTCCCCGGCGCCGACGTGCTGGCCACCGTGCACCAGGACGTGCCGCTCGACGAGGTGCTCGCCACGGTGAGCGCCGAGCTGGGCGCGCGGCGGCTCATCCCGGTGACCTACCACGCGGGCGGCCTGCGGCTCACCCCGAGGGCGGTGCCCGCGCCGGTCCCGCCGTCCGAGGCCCCGCCGCTGGGTCCGGACGCGCTGGTCGTGGCCGCCGGAGGGGCGCGCGGCATCGGCGCGCCGATCCTGGAGGCGCTGGCCGCGCGCCACCGGCCGCGTCTGGTGGTGCTGGGCAGCTCCGAGCTCCCGGACGAGGCCGGCGAGGAGCTCGACCGCAGCGCGTTCATCCGAGCCGAGGTGCGGCAGGGGGCCTCGGTGCCGGAGGCGAACGCCCGCTTCGACCGGCTCGGGGAGGCGCGCCAGGTCAGGCGCACGCTGGCCGGCCTGGAACGGCTGTGCGGCCCGGGACGCGTCCGCTACCTGCGCTGCGACCTGCGGGACGGCGGCGCTGTCGAGCGGGCCCTCGCGACCGTGGACGGCCCGATCGACCTGCTGCTCAACATCGCGGGCACGAACCGCGCGTCCGGCGTCGCCGCCAAGTCCGTCGCGGACTTCCGCGCGGTGCGCGACCTGAAGGTGCGCGCGTACCTGAACCTCAAGCAGGCGACCAGGGGCCGCGAGCCGCGCCTGTGGTGCAACTTCGGCTCGTTCATCGGCCTGACGGGCCAGCGCGGCGAGACCGACTACGGCGCCGCCAACGACTTCCTCAACACCAGCGCCATGAACGCCGGCGGGGAGTTCACGATCGGCTGGACCCTCTGGCGCGACCTCGGCCTCGGCGCCACCCCGCTGATGCGCGACTTCCTGGAGGGCAGCGGCGAGTTCACGCCGACGCCGACCGAGGAGGGCGTGGACCACTTCATGGCGGAGCTGGCCGCCGCCCCGAACGCCCCGGTCACCGTGTTCTTCGGCGACAAGGAGCGGGCCGCGATCAGGGCCGCGGTGCCCGAGTTCCTGGAGTTCTCGGCGGGAGCGCCGTCCGGCGCCCGGGCGGCGACGCGGCCCCTGCCCTACATCGACCGGGTGCTCCGCCGCGACGCCGCCGAGCTGGTGGCCGAGCGGACGTTCTCCATGGACAGGGACGGATATCTCGACCTCCACCAGGTGCGCGGCTATCCCACGCTGCCGGGCACGTTCGTCCCGGAGCTGGCGGCGCAGGCCGCCGTCGCCCTGGTGCCGGGCCGGGTGCCGGTCGTCTTCGAGGACCTGCGGCTGGAGTCGTTCCTGCGGATCTACCGCGCGGACCGGCCGGAGGTGAAGCGGCTCACCGCCAGGCTGCTGCGCGCCGACGAGCGCGAGTCGGTGGTGGCGGTGAAGGTGCTGGGGGACGTGGTCGCCCCGAACGGCGTCACCGTCGCCCGCGACCGGGTGCACTTCTCGGTCACCGTACGGCTGCGCGACGCCCCGGTGCCCGGCCCCGCCTGGACGCACTGGGACGAGCACGGCAGCCGGCCGCTGCGCGACCCGTACCACGTGCCGGGCTCCGAGGTGCTGCTGCGCGAGGTGTTCGCCTCCACCACCGGCACCCGGACGCATCCGCTGGGCCGGCGCGGCCGGCTCGCGCTCGACGCGCCCGCGCTGGGCCGCTGGTTCCCCGACCTGCTGGTCCCGTCCGTCACGCTGGACGGCCTGGTGCGCGTGGCCGTCCTGGAGCGGGTGGCGGGCCGCTGGACGCCCGTCGCGATCCCCCGCTCGATCCGCCGCATCGACCTGTACGGCGGGCACACCGATCTGACGCTCGCCGCGCTGACCGAGCCGGTGGAGCTGTACGTCACGCCCGTCGACCTCGACCTGGAGGACCCCGAGCCGGACAACCGGGCCATCGCGGTCGCGTCGAGCGGCGAAGTGCTGCTGCAGGTGAAGGACATCATCGGCGCCGTCGTCGGCTACGTGGACCAGGAGACCGGCGAGTACGTCGACAGAGAGCGATTCGATCGCGAGGAGCGCCCATGA
- a CDS encoding SDR family NAD(P)-dependent oxidoreductase, whose amino-acid sequence MTVAAPAPVRPHLVSFETGSFVRPVRRMVWEPVPHPLPPPSPVARRLLVIGSDADLARRVADRLGAEVCVPGHEPEGGDWDGIVDLNVTGVPYRLGGGEWRDALARTTRMVRHRYGAWREEPRADRCCYVAVTAMGGLMGYDDGPIDSPLGGIWAGFAKCLPRELPNLAVKVLDVDAAEAADADALAGLLEAELAAWDLFEIGYRRGVRHALTALPSPEPVPTLNLGPDDLVLISGGARGVGFALARGLAERFGCRVVVTGRDELPTADWLTLPDDRYAAHRRARIAAARTAGDLREARAALKRESELRHVAANLAAAGRDGLRIAYEPCDCVRQEQVDALFARLPAPTVVVHNAGIDLPTRLDRKTPEEVVRTVEVKVSGFAALTRAVLATPERRAALKVFCNVGSLAGRMGGMIGQIDYAAGNEALSRLGFWARNTYGLPTQTLCWPTWERLGVIANYDAAVRYVSTIDPAEGVRRWIDELRSGGTGEVMFIGQVGGALVPTQLRGFWLFTGHPDLPRLHGLAHFLGTVEEFRPFRSLRGSIVHRPGAHPCLTDFTVDGRPALPVSVLVEQACSVADWVVPPGWPLQHLASVREVRVRPSALVLAEEGSRFTTSAVGETTEEGWTVHVSITAADGAVAGSMRLLYRPEPPSLPAPAPVPHPGATRDGGRLAWSGLVLGAADGPPPTVTAADLWTTPFPPAHGIAPAALEAAVRAAGPVTGDLVTIDRIVPCPGAQHVDELLPVTGGWTGMRAGEPVLFIARVTTGGTFSGGPRHAGGLRRGPRGDVADFRSQAARLGTPAT is encoded by the coding sequence ATGACGGTCGCGGCGCCCGCACCGGTGCGGCCGCACCTGGTGTCGTTCGAGACCGGCTCCTTCGTACGGCCCGTGCGCCGCATGGTGTGGGAGCCGGTGCCGCACCCGCTTCCGCCGCCGTCCCCGGTGGCGCGGCGGCTGCTCGTCATCGGCTCGGACGCGGACCTGGCCCGGCGCGTGGCCGACCGCCTCGGCGCCGAGGTGTGCGTCCCCGGCCACGAGCCGGAGGGCGGCGACTGGGACGGCATCGTCGACCTGAACGTCACCGGCGTCCCGTACCGGCTCGGCGGCGGCGAATGGCGGGACGCGCTGGCCAGGACCACCCGCATGGTGCGGCACCGGTACGGCGCCTGGCGGGAGGAGCCGCGCGCCGACCGGTGCTGCTACGTCGCGGTCACCGCCATGGGCGGGCTCATGGGCTACGACGACGGGCCGATCGACTCGCCCCTGGGCGGGATCTGGGCGGGATTCGCCAAGTGCCTGCCCCGCGAGCTGCCCAACCTGGCCGTGAAGGTGCTGGACGTCGACGCCGCCGAGGCCGCCGACGCGGACGCGCTCGCCGGGCTGCTGGAGGCCGAGCTGGCGGCCTGGGACCTGTTCGAGATCGGCTACCGGCGGGGCGTGCGCCACGCCCTCACCGCCCTGCCGAGCCCGGAGCCCGTACCCACCCTGAACCTGGGCCCGGACGACCTGGTGCTGATCTCGGGCGGCGCGCGCGGTGTCGGCTTCGCGCTGGCCCGCGGCCTGGCCGAGCGGTTCGGCTGCCGCGTCGTGGTGACCGGTCGCGACGAGCTGCCCACCGCCGACTGGCTCACGCTGCCGGACGACCGCTACGCCGCCCACCGCCGGGCCCGGATCGCCGCCGCCCGCACAGCCGGCGACCTGCGGGAGGCGCGGGCGGCGCTCAAGCGCGAGTCGGAGTTGCGCCACGTCGCCGCCAACCTGGCCGCCGCCGGGCGGGACGGCCTGCGCATCGCCTACGAGCCGTGCGACTGCGTCCGGCAGGAGCAGGTGGACGCCCTGTTCGCCCGCCTCCCGGCGCCGACCGTGGTGGTGCACAACGCCGGCATCGACCTGCCGACCAGGCTCGACCGGAAGACCCCTGAGGAGGTCGTGCGCACGGTCGAGGTGAAGGTGTCGGGGTTCGCGGCCCTGACCAGGGCGGTGCTCGCCACGCCGGAGCGGCGGGCGGCGCTCAAGGTCTTCTGCAACGTGGGGTCGCTGGCCGGACGCATGGGCGGGATGATCGGCCAGATCGACTACGCGGCCGGCAACGAGGCGCTGTCCAGGCTGGGGTTCTGGGCGCGCAACACGTACGGGCTGCCGACGCAGACGCTGTGCTGGCCGACGTGGGAGCGCCTGGGCGTGATCGCCAACTACGACGCGGCGGTCCGCTACGTGTCCACCATCGACCCCGCCGAGGGCGTGCGCCGCTGGATCGACGAGCTGCGTTCCGGTGGCACCGGCGAGGTCATGTTCATCGGCCAGGTCGGTGGCGCGCTCGTGCCCACCCAGCTGCGCGGCTTCTGGCTGTTCACCGGCCACCCCGACCTGCCCCGGCTACACGGCCTGGCCCACTTCCTCGGCACCGTCGAGGAGTTCCGGCCGTTCCGCTCCCTGCGCGGCTCGATCGTCCACCGGCCCGGCGCCCATCCCTGCCTGACCGACTTCACGGTGGACGGCCGGCCCGCGCTGCCGGTCTCGGTGCTGGTGGAGCAGGCGTGCTCGGTCGCCGACTGGGTGGTCCCGCCCGGCTGGCCGCTCCAGCACCTGGCCTCGGTGCGCGAGGTGCGGGTACGGCCGTCGGCGCTGGTCCTCGCCGAGGAGGGCAGCCGGTTCACCACGTCGGCGGTGGGCGAGACGACGGAGGAGGGCTGGACCGTACACGTCTCGATCACCGCCGCCGACGGCGCGGTCGCCGGTTCGATGCGCCTGCTCTACCGGCCCGAGCCGCCCTCGCTCCCGGCTCCGGCGCCCGTCCCCCACCCCGGCGCGACGCGGGACGGCGGCCGGCTGGCCTGGTCGGGGCTCGTCCTCGGGGCGGCGGACGGCCCGCCGCCCACCGTGACGGCCGCCGACCTGTGGACGACACCGTTCCCGCCGGCCCACGGCATCGCGCCCGCCGCCCTGGAGGCCGCCGTCCGCGCGGCCGGCCCAGTGACCGGCGACCTCGTCACGATCGACCGGATCGTCCCCTGCCCGGGGGCCCAGCACGTGGACGAGCTGCTGCCCGTGACCGGCGGCTGGACAGGGATGCGCGCGGGCGAGCCCGTGCTGTTCATCGCCCGGGTGACCACGGGCGGAACCTTTTCCGGTGGCCCTCGGCATGCTGGCGGCCTGCGTCGCGGACCTCGCGGCGATGTCGCGGACTTCAGGTCTCAGGCCGCTCGCCTGGGCACACCTGCCACGTAA
- a CDS encoding acyltransferase domain-containing protein: protein MLGKGLGRACSGESAERLLDEAPDVLQLAVFATSTAAFRALADEGARFSVLVGHSLGEIAALVAGGALDVAEGAEILCHRIIALREHDSSGGGLLALGCAVERAQQILDLLPTSGAVIAVDNGPEQTVVSGPADALRRTSAIADAVGLSATVLRAPHPFHSPLLTAAAQELGRRLTGYGRRGLSVPVFSPILGRYYRDSDDLGQLLAAHLVTPVRFGAAVERLHRSGVGVWVEVGAGRALTSRVRAAHRAASVHTPLLADVDTLRETGRFLAPAATGPRIAPAVPTAEGPQATATAEGPNVTATAEGSGTVPTAEGAQATSADSPGRAAGADERPAAAQPREAIAARVRDLYATTLEYPEEVFEDHAELEADLGVDSVKRVELMSRLGLLFELGPRPEDLRVSDYRTFGQVVDFVVDSLARADAA, encoded by the coding sequence ATGCTCGGGAAAGGCCTGGGGCGTGCCTGCTCCGGTGAATCCGCGGAGCGTCTGCTCGACGAGGCGCCGGACGTGCTGCAGCTGGCCGTCTTCGCCACGTCCACCGCGGCGTTCCGGGCGCTCGCCGACGAGGGCGCCCGGTTCAGCGTGCTGGTCGGGCACAGCCTCGGCGAGATCGCCGCGCTGGTCGCCGGCGGCGCGCTGGACGTCGCCGAGGGCGCGGAGATCCTCTGCCATCGCATCATCGCACTGCGCGAGCACGACAGCAGCGGCGGCGGGCTGCTGGCGCTGGGCTGTGCCGTGGAACGGGCCCAGCAGATCCTTGACCTGCTGCCGACCTCCGGGGCCGTGATCGCGGTGGACAACGGGCCGGAGCAGACGGTGGTGTCGGGGCCCGCCGACGCGCTGCGGCGCACGTCCGCGATCGCCGACGCTGTGGGCCTGTCCGCCACGGTGTTGCGAGCGCCGCATCCGTTCCACAGCCCGCTGCTCACGGCCGCCGCGCAGGAGCTGGGCCGCAGGCTTACCGGGTACGGCCGGCGGGGACTGAGCGTGCCCGTCTTCTCGCCCATCCTGGGCCGCTACTACCGCGACTCGGACGACCTCGGCCAGTTGCTCGCCGCCCATCTCGTCACGCCGGTGCGGTTCGGCGCGGCCGTCGAGCGGCTACACCGCTCGGGTGTGGGGGTCTGGGTCGAGGTGGGGGCCGGGCGGGCGCTGACGTCGCGGGTGCGGGCGGCGCACCGGGCCGCGTCCGTGCACACGCCGCTGCTGGCGGACGTGGACACGTTGCGGGAGACCGGACGTTTCCTGGCCCCCGCCGCCACCGGCCCGCGCATCGCCCCTGCCGTACCCACCGCCGAAGGCCCGCAGGCCACAGCCACCGCCGAAGGCCCGAACGTCACAGCCACCGCCGAAGGTTCTGGCACCGTCCCCACCGCCGAAGGCGCGCAGGCCACCTCCGCGGACAGCCCCGGCCGAGCTGCCGGCGCCGATGAGAGGCCCGCCGCCGCGCAGCCGAGGGAGGCGATCGCGGCGCGCGTGCGCGACCTCTACGCCACCACCCTGGAGTACCCGGAGGAGGTCTTCGAGGACCACGCCGAGCTGGAGGCCGACCTCGGCGTCGACTCGGTCAAGCGCGTGGAGCTCATGAGCCGGCTCGGCCTGCTGTTCGAGCTGGGCCCCCGCCCCGAGGATCTGCGGGTCTCCGACTACCGCACGTTCGGCCAGGTCGTGGACTTCGTGGTCGACTCGCTGGCCAGGGCGGACGCGGCATGA
- a CDS encoding SDR family oxidoreductase, with translation MTAVKSGFEGRVALVTGAAGSVGAHIVRSLAEAGATVVLNCFHSYDAAKALAAELGGGVRVIRASVAKQDQVRRMFDEVTSVYGRLDLLVNNAAAGTFAGWAELTEEHLDQAYETNVKGALWCARAARPLLAASDAGCVVNVSSVGAAYAPANYLPVGLSKAALEALTRYLAAEFAPDGIRVNTASAGLLDNPVGRMFPGFASMSANAVAATPMGRLATPADLANLVLLLASPGAAWVTGQTVVADGGMSLHRAALSPDPAPVPEPAPPVDRIQDVERIQDVERIQDVDPIAVVGMGLAVPGAGDPDAFWRLLNEGADLFVDVPPDRWPVTSFHDDDHRAPDKTYQRRSGFITGFTPHPALAAERPDAGLDHTTLWLRHSVHQALEGVTRRDSDRFTACFGYTPDGSQHLQEALVDRELGGPGVLPHGDAARSRPLPHRVGASAIDGILPADTRLLMVDTACSSSLYAIDLGLRDLLADRAEIAVCGGAFALAPGGSVLFSKLHGLSRGGEVRALDRSADGVLFSDGAGVVVLKRLSRALADGDKVHGLVAGVGLSADGKGKAIYAPSSAGQELAIARAFGKAGVTAGEVDWVIAHATGTPAGDEAEFLSLRAAYAGTRPVRVTSNKSLIGHTGWAAGVVSVIHALLGLRHGVIPAQHRFSAAPDAFGLESCNLSIPTQPVPWPPRPDGPRTAAVSGFGFGGTNAHLLVQEFRSGRPARAGYGARNGEPMVIVGWSAHVPGAEDNEQVGAWARGRHLLPDSFGDGYPHPPFARLRLPASTIRATDRTQLMIIECMQRLEPRIREFCAQHSRTTGVVVGHTGPTRNAVLYAVRAYLDELDHLAHERAGELRERVTRLIAQPDEDSFPGEMPNVIAARLCGYFDLRGLNIAVDGGAASLADAFDLAGRYLDFGDVDVALVAGSNGNSLASWGELLGGGPIGEGTFLFAVTRKSLALAEGLPVLAEVSVEAAAQERLEATA, from the coding sequence ATGACGGCGGTGAAGAGCGGGTTCGAGGGCCGGGTGGCCCTCGTCACCGGCGCCGCGGGCAGCGTTGGCGCGCACATCGTGCGCTCGCTCGCCGAGGCGGGCGCCACGGTGGTGCTGAACTGCTTCCACTCCTACGACGCGGCCAAGGCGCTGGCGGCGGAGCTGGGCGGCGGAGTGCGGGTGATCAGGGCGTCGGTGGCCAAGCAGGACCAGGTGCGCCGGATGTTCGACGAGGTCACCTCGGTGTACGGGCGGCTGGACTTGCTGGTCAACAATGCCGCCGCCGGCACCTTCGCCGGGTGGGCCGAGCTGACCGAAGAGCACCTGGACCAGGCGTACGAGACCAATGTCAAAGGCGCGCTGTGGTGCGCCCGCGCCGCCCGCCCGCTGCTGGCGGCCTCGGACGCGGGCTGCGTCGTCAACGTCTCCTCGGTCGGCGCGGCGTACGCGCCGGCGAACTACCTGCCGGTGGGGCTGTCGAAGGCGGCGCTGGAGGCGCTGACCCGCTACCTGGCCGCCGAGTTCGCCCCGGACGGGATCCGCGTGAACACCGCCTCCGCCGGGCTGCTGGACAACCCGGTCGGCCGGATGTTCCCCGGGTTCGCGTCGATGAGCGCGAACGCCGTGGCCGCGACCCCGATGGGCCGGCTGGCAACCCCGGCCGATCTGGCGAACCTGGTGCTGCTCCTGGCCTCACCGGGCGCGGCCTGGGTCACTGGCCAGACGGTGGTCGCGGACGGCGGCATGTCGCTGCACCGCGCGGCCCTGTCCCCCGACCCCGCCCCCGTGCCGGAGCCGGCACCGCCCGTGGACCGGATCCAGGACGTGGAGCGGATCCAGGACGTGGAGCGGATCCAGGACGTGGATCCGATCGCGGTGGTCGGCATGGGCCTGGCCGTCCCGGGGGCCGGCGACCCCGACGCGTTCTGGCGGCTGCTCAACGAGGGCGCCGACCTGTTCGTGGACGTCCCGCCGGACCGCTGGCCGGTGACGAGCTTCCACGACGACGACCACCGCGCCCCCGACAAGACCTACCAGCGTCGCTCCGGCTTCATCACCGGCTTCACCCCGCACCCCGCCCTGGCCGCCGAACGCCCGGACGCCGGGCTCGACCACACCACACTGTGGCTGCGGCACAGCGTTCACCAGGCACTCGAGGGCGTGACCAGGCGGGACTCCGACCGCTTCACCGCCTGCTTCGGCTACACCCCGGACGGCAGCCAGCACCTGCAGGAGGCCCTGGTGGACCGGGAGCTCGGCGGGCCTGGCGTGCTCCCCCACGGCGACGCCGCCCGCTCGCGGCCGCTCCCGCACCGGGTCGGCGCGAGCGCCATCGACGGCATCCTCCCGGCGGACACGCGGCTGCTCATGGTGGACACGGCGTGCTCGTCCTCCCTCTACGCCATCGACCTGGGGTTACGCGACCTCCTGGCGGACCGGGCCGAGATCGCCGTGTGCGGCGGCGCGTTCGCGCTGGCCCCCGGCGGCTCGGTGCTGTTCTCCAAGCTGCACGGCCTGTCGCGCGGCGGCGAGGTACGCGCGCTGGACCGGAGCGCCGACGGCGTGCTGTTCTCCGACGGCGCGGGCGTGGTGGTCCTCAAGCGGCTGTCGCGAGCGCTGGCCGACGGCGACAAGGTACACGGGCTCGTCGCGGGCGTCGGGCTGTCGGCGGACGGCAAGGGCAAGGCGATCTACGCGCCGTCCAGCGCCGGCCAGGAGCTGGCCATCGCGCGAGCCTTCGGCAAGGCAGGCGTCACCGCCGGCGAGGTCGACTGGGTGATCGCGCACGCCACCGGCACACCGGCGGGCGACGAGGCCGAGTTCCTCAGCCTGCGCGCCGCCTACGCCGGCACCCGCCCGGTGCGGGTGACCTCGAACAAGTCCCTGATCGGCCACACCGGCTGGGCAGCCGGCGTGGTGTCGGTCATCCACGCGCTGCTCGGGCTGCGGCACGGGGTGATCCCGGCCCAGCACCGCTTCTCTGCGGCGCCGGACGCCTTCGGCCTGGAGTCGTGCAACCTGAGCATCCCCACGCAGCCGGTGCCCTGGCCGCCCCGACCGGACGGGCCGCGCACCGCCGCCGTGTCGGGGTTCGGCTTCGGCGGCACCAACGCGCACCTGCTGGTGCAGGAATTCCGGTCCGGCCGGCCCGCCAGGGCGGGCTACGGGGCCAGGAACGGCGAGCCCATGGTGATCGTCGGCTGGTCGGCCCACGTACCGGGCGCCGAGGACAACGAGCAGGTCGGCGCGTGGGCACGCGGGCGGCACCTCCTGCCGGACTCGTTCGGCGACGGCTATCCGCACCCGCCGTTCGCCCGCCTGCGGCTGCCCGCCTCCACGATCCGGGCGACCGACCGCACCCAGCTCATGATCATCGAGTGCATGCAGCGGCTGGAGCCGCGCATCCGCGAGTTCTGCGCGCAGCACAGCCGCACGACCGGCGTGGTCGTGGGCCACACCGGGCCCACGCGCAACGCCGTCCTGTACGCCGTGCGCGCCTACCTGGACGAGCTCGACCACCTGGCGCACGAGCGGGCGGGCGAGCTGCGCGAGCGCGTGACGAGGCTGATCGCCCAGCCGGACGAGGACTCCTTCCCCGGCGAGATGCCCAACGTGATCGCCGCCCGCCTGTGCGGCTACTTCGACCTGCGCGGGCTCAACATCGCCGTGGACGGCGGCGCCGCCTCGCTGGCCGACGCCTTCGACCTGGCCGGGCGCTACCTGGACTTCGGCGACGTGGACGTCGCCCTGGTGGCGGGGAGCAACGGCAACAGCCTCGCGTCATGGGGCGAGCTGCTCGGCGGCGGCCCGATCGGCGAGGGGACGTTCCTGTTCGCGGTCACCCGCAAGTCGCTGGCCCTGGCCGAGGGGCTGCCGGTGCTGGCCGAGGTGTCCGTCGAGGCGGCGGCGCAGGAGAGGCTGGAGGCCACGGCATGA